The genome window aattgaactcaggacctctggaagaacagccagtgctcttaacctctgagccatctctccagcccccccccctttttttaaattattaattaaaaattattaattttttctatgtgtatgggtgcatgcatgccacgtgtgtgtgtggtggaagtCGGGGAACAACCTGTGTGAGTCAGTCTGCTTTCACTATTTGCATCTGAGGCCGCCGGTGGTAGCAGATGCTTCTACCCCCTGAGCAATCTTACCAGCACtgactaaattttttaaaatggcatttttatttactaaCTTCTCTGTCTTTGTGTATGTCATGGACCCACATGTACTATGGCACACatgggaggtcagagaacaacttgttgggcagttctctcctactgtgtCTAGGGAATGCGCCTGTTCCTttaacacagggtctcactaggtagtcctggctggcctaaaacaggctgggtttggtttttgtttctttggatagtcttatatagctcaggctggccttaaggtAGCTAGctacatagccaaggataaccttccTCTTGAGTGTTGAGATCAGAATCACgtgtcaccacacctggatgtgttttctttttaaatttattttcttatgtttatgggtgttttgaatgcatgcatgtctgcaccaCAGAGAGCATTTgagatggttgggagctgccatgtgggcgctagGAATAAATATGAGTCTCCTGGGAAagaagccagtgctcctaacctctgtcTGGcccctgtattttctttcttcttcttcctcctcctcttttttttttttttttcacagtaaagCAGAATCTCTTACTTTAATCTACTTTATTTTAAAGTCCAGTTGCAAAATACTCACtctttggagttcttccatttggaAGCTGTATGTTTTAGTGGGTTTGTGTGACTGAAGTGGATCCTGACAGGAGTGAAGCACTGGGCTATCCTGCCTGCCCACTCTAGGAAGCACCGGCAGATCCAGGTCTTGGTGCATGGGCCAGACCTTGTACTAGGAAATgcccttcctcctttttcctttttcttcctcttcatcccttttctttttttttccctactcccctccccctttcttttttaagagatgGCATGATTCCATCACTCGCTGTGATTCCATGAGGATCATCTGGGTGTTTTTCATCCTCTGCTTTGTGCTGTGTACATCTGTCTCAGGAAGGAAATAGTCCGTGGTGCAATAAGTCTTCAAGGAAGGATGGCCAtggagctggacatggtggctcaggcctgtaatcccagtactggaaaggtTGAGGGAGGAGACTCTGGGTCACATAGCCAGTGTCCTTAGAAAAAACAAACCGAAACCAAAAAGGGAAGAATGGAGAGTGAGCACTCATCATTTGGTATACATTATTAAGATGGCAAGCAATAGCCATTGTCCAGGGAAAAGCTGTTTGAGAGAACAAAGCCAGTATGTTAACATTTCTGAGTATGCTCCCAGGTCATACAGACAGTTCACAGCAGTCCTCTGCCTGGACCGGCCCAGTGCAGTGCGCAGGCCGGGAGCTAGACTGTGCTTGGGGAAACAGACCCATCAGCCTGCCTGTTGCTCTTGGGAAGGGAACAGTTGATGCTTATTTCCAGCCTTTGGCCTGCTGTGCTTTCTCTACAGCTCCATCTCCCACTCTGTGCTGTCTGAGATGCAGGTGATTGAGCAGGAAACCCCGCTGAGTGCAAAATCTTCCCGTTCACAGCTTGACTTGTTTGATGATGTTGGAACTTTCGCCTCCGGACCCCCAAAGTAAGGCTGTTGCTGGGGCATAGACCTGCCTGATGTGTTCCTACTCAGGTTTCTCTGAGCTACTCTGCTGTCTCCCTAGGTACAAGGACAACCCCTTTTCCTTGGGAGAAACTTTTGGTTCCCGCTGGGATTCAGATGCAGCCTGGGGTATGGACAGGGTAGAAGAGAAGGAACCCGAAGTAACCATCTCCAGCATCCGGCCTGTTTCAGAAAGGTAGTGTGGGCAGGGCAGTGCTGTGCAGAACCTGGTGCAGGGATGAAGATGTTCAGTGTTGAGTACAGCTGAGAAACTGGATTTCTAATGCTTTTTAATGTAAGTTTAGCAAATGTAAATAACCACAGATAGGTAGTGACCGTTCATTAGACAGGGCTGTGCTTATCACAACCAGCCTGGGAGCTTTTCTACCTTGGGATTTATTTTATGGTGGGAGGGGCTTGATTTTCTGTTTCAGTTCTGATGTGCCTTCCAAAGGCTATATGCCTTTAGCCTTCATGTTTTGATTGACTGCAGTATTAGGGATCAAACCCACGTTTTCCACCTGCtaggccctttttttttttttaatcatttttattttatgttcattggtgttttgcctccatgtacgtCTAGGTGATggtgtcagaaaccctggaactggagttacagacaggtgtgagctgctatgtgggtgctgggaattaaacctgggtcctctggaagagcagacagtgctctcaatgctgagccatttctccagcccctcggcctttattttaaaaaacaaaacaaaacaaagcaaaccttaTTCCGTTGTTCAAAAAACAATGTTTTGTTGGCAGGTTACCACAGAGTATCCATTTGTAAAATAGGACATCAGTACTAACTTCACTGGGTTGTAAAAGCCCCAGCCTAGAGCCGGTGTTGTCAGTGGAGTGCATGGCCCTTTTATCCACACTAGCATGATTCTGAGagagtgatcccagcactgagtagTCATGGCAGGAGAGTGGATGTAAGGCAGGCACACAGACTGTCACTTGGATGCTGAGTAGGACTGGATGGCAGCAGTGATGGTGGGATCTTCTGTACCTCAGGGAGCCACAGTCAGTGGAGCCTAAGCCCTCCGAACTGTATTCTCACTCCATCTACTGGAGGGAACTGAGGCTCTTTGTGCCTGGCTTCAAAGAGCCTCAGTTGAAAGGGGAGAGGACCTCTTGCTGTTCTTTTGGAGGATACTCACTGGGAAAGGTTCCTGAATTCCAGAGTCACAGGATAGACATGGTTTCCATGGCCAGAAAGCTGTGGTTTTTGGTCTCTGAACTCGGCTTCCCCTGGTGGTAATGGGAAGGGACAGAGATGTTCTGCACTGGCCCACAGAACCACGAGCCGGAGGGAAGTGGAGAGCCGGAGCTCAGGTCTTGAATCCAGTGAAGCCCGTCAGAAGTTTGCAGGGGCCAAAGCCATCTCATCTGACATGTTCTTTGGTCGAGAGGTGGATTCTGAGGTTAGTGAAGTTGTGTACTTGGTAGCAGCAGGCAGCAGCCTGAGCTGCTTTGCGCTGTCCTTGGGATATAGTATTAGGAAGGTTGGCGTCCGACAAAAGATCCCCGAGACCTTGCCTTTTCTCCAACACAGTATGAAGCCCGGTCTCGGCTACAGCAGCTCTCGGGCAGCAGTGCCATCAGCTCTTCAGACCTTTTCGGGGACATGGATGGAGCTCATGGAGGAGGTAGGCCCAGTGTATGGTCGGCACCCAGTGAGGCCTGTGAGCATAGCTGAAGGCCCTGAGCTGGGAAGGGCTTCTTGTGGGGCTCTTGGTCACCCTTCCCTTGCTTTTACAGGAACTGTATCTCTGGGGAACGTACTTCCTACCGCTGACATTGCCCAGTTTAAGCAAGGTGTCAAGTCtgtggctggcaagatggctgtgCTGGCTAATGGTGTGATGAATTCTTTACAGGTGAGCTCACGCTGGGCTGCTGGGCCTGggaagaaatgtaaaacaaatgcTTGGAGGTTTGCCTTCTGCTGTATCCAGACACTGCTGGGTAGCCACCGGCCGCTGTAGAGAGAGCGGCCGCTGTAGAGAGAGCGCTTGTTTTTCTTGGCAGGGCAATTTTCCATCCCTGTATTTGGGCTGAGCCCCCCCTAAGGTGATTTGGCCACGCTTGTTACTTCTactgttctctcttccctcctggtTCTGTGAGCTCTGGCAGGAGTTCCCTTTTCATTAGTACCCAGGTGCCTTTCACCCCAGAGTCCATCGCATACTCTCAACATGGGGTCCCCAGCCCCATGCAGCTGCTAGCCTTACTCCTTACTCCGCTGTGGGGCATGCAGGGGAGGCATTGTGATTACTGAGGGACTGCTGCAGATTAGAGACTCTGACTGTGGTTTCCTTCTCCCTGCTCAGGATCGCTATGGCTCCTACTGATCCAGGCTCCATGCTGTGGTGGTGACAGCAAGAACCCTGATTCCCAGGCCAGGGGCGCCTGCCTGCCTTGTGGATCGGGGATTTGTTgactttgtgtgtggtgtgtgagttgAGTGGCTTTGGAGGATCTTAGGCGAGGGAATGGTCAGCATCAGCCTTGTCCTTTGCCTGTGCGTTGAGTCCTTGCCCTCACCCTCACACTCTCCTCTCCATGCTAGTGCTCGCTCTTCAGTCCTGCCCCgaagctgctgctgctacttAGCCTGCTGCACTGGGAGTGAGGGAGGAGTTCCATCAGGATGCCTTCATGGGTCTAGTTCTTCCCCAAGTGGGGAAGGCATAGGCTTTTGCGGGCTCTGGGATCCTTGTAGGTGGTCTGGGGGTCTGGGCCTCGTCTCCTGGAGACAGGGGAGGCCTAGCAAGAGCTGTGCTGTATCAGCCCTCAGGGAGAAGTTCTGGACTTGCCACTGCTGGTACTGTCAAAGGCCTCTTCTGGGTTCAGGGGAGGATGGGTCAGGAGAAGGACCTGGTAATCACTAAGGGCTAGAACTTTTGCTTGGCACCTAAAGGGTTTATCTGGGATCAGCCTGGAGGCCTGAGCAATCTTCGTCACCACTGTCCCTTGGAGGCTGACTTCTGCCTAGGTGTCTGAGAGCCCTTATCTACCGTTACTGTGGGTCAGAGCACCCTCTGTCTATGCTTGAGATTCTatccttttgtgtcctgcttggcACCCATGGTGGGTCTCATCTGGGTCCTCCCTGGATGCTGTGAGCCTGCTACtggctggggaagctgaggctctGAGAGAAAGAACCCCCTGGAGCTCAGCTTTCGTCCTCTGCATCGTTCTGGGTTGGGGTCCTGGACAGCACCCCACCAATCAGCGAGAGCTGGAGGACCTGCAGCTGCAGGCCCCACTCTGGCAGCTGGGCCACGCACTGTGTCACCCTTGGTGCCATCCCCTGCCGTGCTGGCAGTCTGGGCCCAACCCTACCTGTGGATCGCAGGTTGGGCTCCCAAACACCACAGaccactctcccctccccctccccagaggGACAGGACTTTCTTTCAGCACTGTTTGTATTGGAACAAAGTGGTGTCAGAATAAAGCCCCCACGGGGCCTGTGGGTCAGTGTCCTCTCCATCCTGCCTCCCTGCCCAGTGTGGCCCTTCGCTCACTCGCTGGGCTCCCACGGATATGGATTGGGCGTCGGTGCCAAAGCTGAGGGCACTCTCTCCGGGGCCTCCAGCTTGTCTCTTCTCTGAAAGCCAAAGGCCCCTGGCTCCTTGCCCCTGTGCTGCCGCGGGGTCCGATACAGCCTCGACCTCACCACCCTGTTGCACGTGGAGGAAAGAGGTGGTGTTAGTTGGCCCTTGAGTTTGTCTGCATCCTCAGCGGTTCTGCACCTCATGACAGGAGGCAGACTGGGGCCTGCTTCCCACCGGAGCTGTTTCTGTTTGGTTTAGACAGTGTCCCCacagcctagactggccttgtaCTTGTAATCCTCTTGTCTTGGCCCTGGCACTGGAATGACAGGCATGCACTAAAATGCCTGGCCTGAAAAAGCATTTTAGACTTTCAAACTTGGGAAGAGTTAGAGATGCCCCTTTCCTTACAGGGCCGCTTTGTCCTTGGGATCCTCAGCACTGTACAGTTGTAAACTGTACACTCCGGGACATGCAGGGTTAGAAAGGACAGCTAAAGGGAGCCATGGGGTTCTAAGCCAGTGATTTCCAGTGCTTTGGAATGACCTGGGGTGTTGGTGAAATAGAGATTTCTGTTTCCAACCCCAAATTGACACGGTAGGACCCCAGCTTGGTAACTGGCACTGTCCCAAACTTCCCTGTGGTTCTGCTACCCACCAGACTTTGAGAAACCTTTCAGGAACTCACTCAGATGCGTGGCACTCACTGCAGGGCTTTTTGGAAGCCACTTGTAATCATCCACTGGCAGGTCTTGGTAAGGAGGAATGGAGGAAAATTATGTGTTCAGTAAGTGGTGACATTGGCTTTACTTGGGGCAGGCAGCCTGCTCTGCCATGAGTCCTGCATGAATTttattttgcagaggacctacctCATTCAAGAAAGGTGAAGATCACCTCTCCAGTTACCCAGTCTCTGCTCCAAAACCTTAGGCCTGCTTTGTGCATATGTGCACTACTGCCCTGACCTGGGAGCAGGTCTTCACAGACCCTGGAAAAGGCCGGGCAGCTCTAGTTCTTGTGGCCAGGGTCTCACAAGTGGTAGAACCTGACTGAAAGTCCTGAGATGCTGCTGAAGGCCATTTCAGGTGTGCCTCTGCTTTGAATGGCTGCCAGGTCCTCTGTCTGTGGAGACAGGTCTCCCTGATCCAGTGGccccctggctccacctcccgtCAGTTAGAAAAGCCCCCAATCACTTGCCCTTTCCCTCCCCTTAGCCTACTGGCTTTAGACTCATTGCTTACCAGAGACAAGGGACTTTATTCATTTCACAGATTGGACTatttgatacaaacttgaagccGACTTTGAAAGTGAAATTCTTGCCATCCTCCCTCTTATTCCAGCTAGTGGCTGATTTCTCCAGCAGAAGGCCACGGTTGATATTCCCAGTACGTGCTCTCAGGAGTCACCCTTGACCATGAAGACCCTGCATTACTAATTCATGTTCCTCTTGTGGGAAATGACCCTTACTAGGAGGGTCGTGGTGGCTGAGAAGACACTACTTAAAGCAGACTGCCAACAAAAGGCTACAAGCCAAAACCCTTGCCAGAGATGAAGTGGCCTTCAGCCTAGGGCACAGCAGGTTGTCAAAAGCTGGGAGCATGAATTACACGGGGGTTTCTGGGGTTACTCAACTATCTGGAGGGCGGTTATTCACGCTTCtctccagcagagggcagcacagTGATGCTGGAGAAGTCGGGTGAGGGCAGCAAGAGCAGGGTGGGGAGCAAGGAGCAGGCCACAGATGGGACCCTGCAGGTTCAAGTCTCAGACTCGTCTGTCTCTTCAGTGGAGCCATCGCTCTCTGCATCCAGTTTGCGGGAGCGATGGAGGGGTTTCCATGGGGAACCAACCCGGGGAGGGGTTCGGGAAGGCAGGCAGCTGGCCTCAGAAGTGGCAGTGATGGAGTTGACCAGGCCTGGGACCTGGACCAGCCTGaagaaggaaaagcccagagttTGAGTCTCCTATTCAGAGGTCAGCACATCCACGCACTTGAGCAGACCCCCAAGGACGTAGGGTACCTTTGTTCTCTGCTGGCCCCAAGCCCTTTCACTGACCAACATGGGGTGTTAAAAATAGGTGCTGTGTCACCTACTGTGGTCACAGTCACCGCTAACAGATCTGGCTTCCACAAGAGGGCAGCATCTTCCCACTTGACACTTACAGCCGCTCCAGCTCCTCATCCATGGCTGGGTCATGCATCAAGTCTCCTTTGTCTGGCAAAGCTCCTAGAAGATAGGGGTGTGGGGTGAAGTCACAAATCAACATGAGGGCCCTGCAAGGGAGCAGATCCTCTGTCCCTCGCCTTCATGTCTGACAACTTGTTCATCAGGGAAAGTTAGTCCACGTGAAACAGGAAGTCAGCTGCTACTTCATACATTGAGTGATCTCACTTTCCCTCCCTTGGGGCAAAAGTGACAGCTAAGGAGATATCCCCAAACAGGTGATCAACCCCCTTCTAAGATCGGATGTGCTTTGTGACCAGCACTGGGTGTTCAGTTCCTGAGGCCCCAAGTGCGGAGCTGGAAAGATTATGGTCTAGGCTAAATCCAAAGGGTAGAAAACAGCCAATGTATACAACTGCCCTTCCCTTGATCCCATCCCCTCAAATGTAGGATATGTGAAAACATGCTAAAATTGCTGCTTCTAGTGAGGAGGAAATCCGCTCCCATCCTGAGGTCTGGTACTAGCATCTGTCCGGATTGGTTCCCTTAGCCATAAAGGCATACATAGGTTGGTGATGCTATTGGGAAGTGTATGAAGAGTTTTGGGTGCTTCCTCCAATGAAATCttctttttgctattttttcagaataatcagttttttttttttcctaactagggaaaaaaacccaacaacaacaaaacccacctcCATCATGAGTAGGAAGGTGAGACTGAAATTTGCAGAGAGGGAGATTCTCACCAGGAAACTGTTGAAGGAACGGGGCTCAATGGCAGTTTAGCCTCGAGGCAGACAGTGGTGCTGGGCTTCAGACTCCCAGCAGCTAGCCCTGGCCCCTCTGACGATTACACCGTCAGGTTACGCCTCAGATCGTTCTGGGGGGACAGATTTCTTCCACAACCTGTTTCGAGCAGGCTAGTTCCAAGTTACTATTTTTAACACATGCTGCCTTCTGTTGCTGCCTATTCTACATATTAGTCATTAATTAGTAGTTAGAAATAAATTGTGTAAGGGTCCTTTTTATCCTCAGAACTGGAGATTGGAATgaagggattttttgttttgttttttttttaagacagggtttctctcttgtagtcctggctgtcctgaaactcactctgtagacctggctgagctgcctgcctctgcctccccagtgctggaactaaaggcatgtgccaccacctcccagctttgaAGGTTCTTTCTTAAGAGCAGAGAGGGGATGAGGTTAGTGCAGGCTGTGGTTGTTGCTAactagcttttcttttcctcctagcAGCTATCACTGGTAGAAAAGTAGTCAGTTCCCAGGACTGTGACACCTAGAGAGTGTtccctggtccccagttggcCTCTTTTCTAGCCCCAGTCCAGCTGGCGACCCTGCTTATGAATCTTAGTTGAGCAGGTCCCTGACTCCCGCCTCGGTAGCATGCATGTTAGCTCGCCTGTCTCCTCTAGAACACTGGCAGATGTGTGTCTACAGAAATAAGCATAAAGGTCCCAGCACAGCTTCTGGCTCACACTGTGCTGGGTATTTAGCAAATGTTAATTGACCTCTGGATCCCATCCCCTCAACTGCCACAAGGAGGAGGGATGCCTTCTGTCTCTCTAAGACTCAGAATCCTGGATCGAATCACACAAGGAGATCCTCCTGAGCAAAGATGGAATCATAAATCCTTTAACCTCCTCCAGGATCTGGgtttgtggcacacacctttagttccagcacttgggaagcagaggcaggcggttcaaggccagcctggtctatgtagtacATTCCAGCTAcacagagctatacagtgaggccctgtctcaaaacaacaaaagacaacaaaCCTCCAGCAAGAGTGGCCTGCCGGCCCTCCCcgggagggagagaggctgggggaggagtgtggtgggtggagccagccagTGAGGAGAAAAGCGACAGGCAGGAAAACTGGGCCAGTCGccacttttttttcctcctctttttcagaTTTATCAGATTTTTTTCCCACCTGGGAAAAAAACACCTCCCAGACACACCTTTGCCCTGTTTCTAAATTGGATTCGGGTCACTTTGATATATAATCTCCAGAACTACTGGGTAAATAGCCCTGCGTCTGCCCAACCTGCAGGCCACTCCCTAGAACAGAACCAGAGATTCTCTAGGGAGGGGCCGGCCAGGCCTATGCCAGGGAGCAGAGCAGCAGCTCATTCATGTTGGGGCAGGGCAGAAAGCTGTCAGTCACATGGGAATGTGAGGGACCTCCTAGGGCTGGCAGTTTTGGGTTATGCTCATTGTAGCTTCTAGGCTGGAGATTCAGAGACTCCTACCCCTGTAAGGGCCGTATctgcccacagaagccagctGCTACCTGTGCTGGGAGGAGCCCAGAGGTCACAGGAGCTCTACTTACCCAGTGCTTGGTTGATTCCATGATGCTTTGAGAGAGCCACAAGGAATCCATAGAAAGTGAGCCTCTGGACATTGCTCAGGATCTCTTTGACAAGCGCTGGGGGTGGACAGCTAGAAGAAAATGCAGAGGCCAGATTCAAGCCTAAGTGCCATCTTTTCATCCACTCCTCCAGGACACTCAAAAGCTGGGAGACCATGGCAGGAGCAAGGCCCAGACTGCAGACCCACAGGGCTGGGATGCTCAGTGTACTCAGTTGGTGAGCTTAGAGATGGAGCATGCTAGCTAGGCATGTGCTCTGCCACACCCCGGCCCCATAACCAAAGCTTTTACAGGGAACCCAGATGAGAGGGCAAGAAGACGCGGCCACTGGTGACAGCTCCTTGCCTGGAGGCTATCCCTAAGGGGCCTTCGTGCCTCAGTTTCACCTTCCCTTTCTGTGGAAAGGTTTGGAACAGTAAATGTTTCCTTTCCAAGAAGGCAAGGCTCGTCTTCCCCCTAGTAAACAAGTCACCTACAGCCAGTTTTGCCTGGTGAAAGTGCCCCTTTGTGAGCCACCTGCTTTGGGGGCAAATGGCCATGTTTTCAAATTTGGAAACCCTGAgccaatcaaaatatattgctaGAGACTTGTTCCCAGACCCGCAGCCTGACCCCGCCCCCGGGGCTGAGGTGGGCGGGGCCTCGGCCAGGTCCCACCTGTACTTGTGCCGGTCACACAGGTTCTCCAGGCGCTGATAGAACAGTGATGCCTCCACTCCGTCCAGCATACCGGCATCACCCAAGATGGGTCGCTGGCGATGCTGCCCACTGGATGATGTTGGCACAATCACTGTGTTGGGGTTCTTCCCTGACAGCAAGTCCTGGTAGATGGCAGCCACACTGTCCAAAAACTCTGGTACCACAGGGATGGGAAGGTACAGTTTAGGCAAGGAGGTCATATTTCATCTCTTCACCATGTCCCCCTTCTCTGATAGCTCAGTTCTGTCCAGCCTCCGTGCAGATGCGAAAATCCCTGAGGTGATGGACTGTTGCCCTCATGAGACTAGATGAGGCCCCCCTGCAGACCTGCAGAGCACCCTGTCTTTTTAATTCATTTACCCAACGACAAGTTTGCTATGTAAGGATTTGCTTATCTGTCTCCTTGCTGGAATGTAAGAATCTTGAACAATGGCAGGGGTCATGCCCTACTGATGTCTCCTGTCCCAGTGCCTAATACTGTGCTGGTACATGTTAAATGCTATAACtgtgttctttcttttgaaaagtgAACACATGTACATTCTCACTGGTTAGCCCCATTTCATGAGGCCATCTGCTTCATGA of Peromyscus maniculatus bairdii isolate BWxNUB_F1_BW_parent chromosome 4, HU_Pman_BW_mat_3.1, whole genome shotgun sequence contains these proteins:
- the Cstpp1 gene encoding centriolar satellite-associated tubulin polyglutamylase complex regulator 1 isoform X2 — its product is MGAMATETGCNLDSGSQTAGAWKLPGQRMLSPERLALPDYEYLAQRHVLTYMEDAVCQLLENREDISQYGIARFFTEYFNSVCQGTHILFREFSFIQATPHNRASFLRAFWRCFRTVGKNGDLLTMREYHCLLQLLCPDFPLELTQKAARIVLMDDAMDCLMSFSDFLFAFQIQFYYSEFLDSVAAIYQDLLSGKNPNTVIVPTSSSGQHRQRPILGDAGMLDGVEASLFYQRLENLCDRHKYSCPPPALVKEILSNVQRLTFYGFLVALSKHHGINQALGALPDKGDLMHDPAMDEELERLVVRSRLYRTPRQHRGKEPGAFGFQRRDKLEAPERVPSALAPTPNPYPWEPSEPSSPA
- the Cstpp1 gene encoding centriolar satellite-associated tubulin polyglutamylase complex regulator 1 isoform X1, with the translated sequence MGAMATETGCNLDSGSQTAGAWKLPGQRMLSPERLALPDYEYLAQRHVLTYMEDAVCQLLENREDISQYGIARFFTEYFNSVCQGTHILFREFSFIQATPHNRASFLRAFWRCFRTVGKNGDLLTMREYHCLLQLLCPDFPLELTQKAARIVLMDDAMDCLMSFSDFLFAFQIQFYYSEFLDSVAAIYQDLLSGKNPNTVIVPTSSSGQHRQRPILGDAGMLDGVEASLFYQRLENLCDRHKYSCPPPALVKEILSNVQRLTFYGFLVALSKHHGINQALGALPDKGDLMHDPAMDEELERLLVQVPGLVNSITATSEASCLPSRTPPRVGSPWKPLHRSRKLDAESDGSTEETDESET
- the Cstpp1 gene encoding centriolar satellite-associated tubulin polyglutamylase complex regulator 1 isoform X4, which translates into the protein MEDAVCQLLENREDISQYGIARFFTEYFNSVCQGTHILFREFSFIQATPHNRASFLRAFWRCFRTVGKNGDLLTMREYHCLLQLLCPDFPLELTQKAARIVLMDDAMDCLMSFSDFLFAFQIQFYYSEFLDSVAAIYQDLLSGKNPNTVIVPTSSSGQHRQRPILGDAGMLDGVEASLFYQRLENLCDRHKYSCPPPALVKEILSNVQRLTFYGFLVALSKHHGINQALGALPDKGDLMHDPAMDEELERLLVQVPGLVNSITATSEASCLPSRTPPRVGSPWKPLHRSRKLDAESDGSTEETDESET